CCGTTAAcacatattaataattatttttagacGTTAAACATCAAACAACTCACCCTTTTCTATTAAACACAAAAACTCTTCTCCAATTTTAGTTGAAGTATATAATGTCATGAAGCCTCGTAATCAgagtttagttttgttttgtgatcAATTATGAAGATAGACATATGTTATTTTAGATCAATTGACAGGttcataaaatttgtttctaGTGTCTTCATTTGATACCTTGTTAAGAGGGGAATTGGCAAAATGTACCCATCAATCCATATTAAGTTGGAGTGAACATTTAATATGAATCATCTATTATCTTTAATGATTCTGAATACCAAATTTGATATTATCCCTACAAGCtacaattgtaaaattttttatatattaaaaagaaaaaaaggaaggaaaaaaagaaaaagaaatagagagttCAAAAAACAAGTTCTCTTATATGGACTTACAAGCACCTAacatgaataaaaaaagaaaaagaaaatgtaaagcTATATGATAGATACTACTTGGGATTTAGgtttattttctaattcttaaaaaaaaaaatttatttagttacTGTATCTTAgtcttttatttgaattcaatCCTACGATTTTATTAGTTAATAATgtacataattaaattcatttataCTACATTAACCAATACAATTACGtgattgattatatatatatttttttagataatgattgattatatttttatacactcaTCCCAATATCACATATAGATTTAAAAACTAATCAAGACAAAAAGGTCAAATTCACTAGCTACAATTGTTCTTAGCCTGAAACAATTcatttcctccaaaaaaaaaaaaataaaggggggTCACGATTTACACGACATTTTGATTTCCCAAACCTTCCCCGAGTTCCCAATCTTCCAAGCAACCTACTCCACATTTTCTTTCTCAACCAGAAACTTTTATTACTTTCCCATCTCACAACGATATTTCAAAtccccccctctcctctcctcttCAAATTCCAATTCCCACTCACACCCACACCCACccacacaaaaacacacacaatttccaactctctctctctctctctctctctctaaaagaaggGTAGGTCTGCTTAAGCCGTTGAGACAACTACCGAGTCTCTCTGACtttaaaaactctctctctctctttgatgcAAGTTTTCCGGAGCTTCATATTGGAATCGGACTCGGACCCATGTTGAGCTGGACCTCCTCCTATTGCTCTCACTCTCTCATCCACCACCGCCCTCTGCTTTTTCGTCCCTCTATCTCTCGAAACATTAGGGTTCCGACCCGACCCGTTCCTCTCTGCCCCAATACCCGAACTCTCCGAACCTCTCAATCTTTCACCCTCTCATACAACGTAAGCAATTTAATCATTTCTGTTTATATCTATATTTAAGCTTTTGATGCATTAATTTGTGAAACATTAGAGTTGTATTTAAACGCAATTATGACTAtgaataaggttttttttttttttttttttttttttttggggtgcagaaattgaaaatttcatgcTTTAGAAATGAGGAATTTGCTGCAGAAACCCCAAAGAAGGAATTTATTGAACATTATTTGCCTGAGGAATTGGTGAAGTCAGAAAACGATAATTCAAGCGCGGTTAAAAGAGATTGGGGTTCCACTCTTAGAGAggtaaattctatttttttttgttttgttttaattcatTCGTATATTATCGGCAGCTGATTTTAatgcttttgagttttgggtaTTTGATTTGGATTGTCTAGCATTTGATATGTGGAAAAGCACTAAAAATCTGTTGATTGTAGTAAGGTTCTTGTCTAGACTTTGTGTTGTTTGATTTGTTGGTGCGCGAATTTAAGATGCAGTTTGCATTTatagaagtagtaaaaaaaaaaaattgagagtaCGAGTTTGGATAAAATAGAATGATAGAAAAGAACATGTGGCCTATCCCGACTAGTCTATTGGGGATTTGTGCTTACCCTAAAAATTTGGGACTATGGTTTAGGCATTTGTGTCGAATCTGCTCTTAAGTTAATGGACTTATAGGCTTAGGGATTTAATCAACTAAACTCCGTAACTCCTTGATGAATATCTTCAAACAACATGTTGTGACCATTTGGGCTTGGTTTACTCTGTAATGAATGACTAGGATAGGTTGTCTTTATTCAAACAAAGGGAACCGAATGTTTCCTCGGTACTTTAGTTTAGTAGTACAACTTTTGTAATATTAAGTAGCTGTAGACAGAATTACTTTAGTTTAGACTCTGTGTTGTTTGATTCGTTTTTGCGTGAATTTATGATGCAGTTTGCATTTATAGAAgtagtgaaaaagaaaatacatgtaaattAAGAAGGTATTAGAGAGTATGACTTTGGATAAAATAGAATGGTAGAAAAGAATACATGCGGCCTATCCTAACTAGTCTATTGAGGATTTGTGCTGACCCTAAACATTTTCGGACTATGGCTTGGTTTATGTTGTTTTAGTTGGTATTTGTGTTGAATCTGCTCTTAAGTTAATGGGCTTATAGGCTTTTAGGGATTTAGTCAACTAAACTCCATAACTCCTCAATGAATATCTTCAAACAACATGATGTGACTGTTTAGGCTTGGTTTACTCTGTAATGAATGACTAAGATAGTTGGTCTTTATTCAAACAAAGGGAACCGAAGGTTTCCTTGGTACTTTAGTTTAGTAGTACAAATTTTGTACTATTAATATTAAGTAGCTGTAGACAGAATTCCATTTGCCTAGTTAGTATTGGGTGAAGTCCTGCAATGAGTGCAACCCTCATGTTTAGTTGCTAGCGTTGAGTTTGGAGCCTTGAGTAGACTGCTGATGATAAGTTGGACAACGGTGAGGATAATATCAAGTCATCATGCCTCTTATGCAAACCCTGTACAAATTAGACCACATAGTCTACAGGAAATAGTTGAGTATGGGAATGGAATTTGGAATTGAATGACAGAATTTATGATGTGTGGATTTGCATGACAGATGGGTTCCTAGAtattgaaggaaaagaaaagaaaaagattagtTTCTAAGGATTTCCTTTGTAATCCCAAGATGCTGCTAaagttaacatttttttttttaactccacTCCAGAAAATTTGATGGAAAATTAGTTTTCAACTTATATCCGAAAGAGggaatgtaatttttctttttactaggAAATTGTTACACCTTAATTATTATAGTTGGGTATGGGATTGGAATTTGGAATTGAATGACAGAATTTATGATGTGTGGATTTGCATGACAGATTTTCTTTATATGGGTTCCTAGATattgaaagaaaaggaaagaaaaagagtagTTTCTGAGGATTTCCATTGTAATCCCAAGATGCTGCTAAagctaacattttttttaaccccaCTCTCCAGAAAATTTGATGGAAAATTAGTTTTCAACTTATATCCGAAAGAGggaatgtaatttttcttttactagGAAATTGCTTTGAAACACCTCAATTATTATAGTTAATTATGAAGTTTTAAACATATGTCATTCCCTAACTGGCTTGGTTTTGCAGGTTGCAAATGCAGTGTTTAGGGTGATTGGGAGCCGATGGACTGTACCTTGGACGGCAGAGACCATACTGCAGGTTATGCTTCTTTGGATTGCTGCATTCTGGTTCATAGGCTCATGGATGGTTCCATTTGCAGCTCACGTGGCAGGCTTCAACAAGGAATCCTTGACTTTTAGAGGACAAGCCTTATTCAGCCTCATAACTGATGTAACTGAAGGCATTGCTGGAATTGCAATCCTTCATCGTTGCCTGTCCAGGTTTCGTCCTCTCCCACCTGATTGGTTTAAGCTTAGCCTGAGAGGAAACTGGCATATTGATGTTCTTCTGGGATGTCTCATGTTTCCCCTGGTCAATCGACTCTCACAGTTCAACCTTAACCTTCTGCCTCTATTGCCTTCAACACCTGTCACGATCTCAAGTGTTGAGCAGTCAATTTTGGCTAGGGATcctgtggcaatggcattgtaTGCAATAGTAGTTTCAATTTGTGCTCCTGTCTGGGAGGAAATAGTCTTCCGTGGTTTCCTTCTTCCTTCCTTGACCAAGTACATGC
This DNA window, taken from Quercus robur chromosome 2, dhQueRobu3.1, whole genome shotgun sequence, encodes the following:
- the LOC126713412 gene encoding uncharacterized protein LOC126713412; its protein translation is MLSWTSSYCSHSLIHHRPLLFRPSISRNIRVPTRPVPLCPNTRTLRTSQSFTLSYNKLKISCFRNEEFAAETPKKEFIEHYLPEELVKSENDNSSAVKRDWGSTLREVANAVFRVIGSRWTVPWTAETILQVMLLWIAAFWFIGSWMVPFAAHVAGFNKESLTFRGQALFSLITDVTEGIAGIAILHRCLSRFRPLPPDWFKLSLRGNWHIDVLLGCLMFPLVNRLSQFNLNLLPLLPSTPVTISSVEQSILARDPVAMALYAIVVSICAPVWEEIVFRGFLLPSLTKYMPVWCAVLVSSVVFALAHFNVQRMLPLVFLGVVMGVIFTRSRNLVPSMLLHSLWNAFVFLDLMK